A part of Acidisarcina sp. genomic DNA contains:
- the folP gene encoding dihydropteroate synthase codes for MPFAKRSRLTWQLKTQSLALGLRTRVMGILNVTPDSFSDGGRHFRTQDAIQHGLSMLSDGADILDIGGESTHPGKDPDTSETEQARILPVIAGILREHPSAILSVDTYHADTAIAAIDAGAEIVNDVSGFLWDEAMAAACARLACGVILMHTRGRPGEWKHLPPLPHDQVLSLVRTELAERLRHAEEAGISRAHILLDPGFGFGKAFDANYPLLAELESLRSLGLPLLAALSRKAFLGRTLADLYGGADAPVEARANASLAGMVAAILAGADVVRVHDVKPAVEAARIADAVLAAAP; via the coding sequence ATGCCATTCGCAAAACGCAGCAGACTTACCTGGCAGTTGAAGACCCAGTCCCTCGCGCTCGGCTTACGCACCCGCGTCATGGGAATCCTCAACGTCACTCCCGACTCGTTCTCCGATGGCGGACGCCACTTCCGCACCCAAGACGCGATTCAGCATGGCCTCTCCATGCTTTCCGATGGAGCTGACATTCTCGACATTGGCGGCGAATCTACGCACCCCGGCAAGGATCCCGACACCTCCGAAACGGAGCAGGCTCGCATCCTTCCCGTCATAGCAGGGATTCTCAGGGAGCATCCGTCAGCAATCCTCTCGGTGGATACCTACCACGCAGACACCGCCATCGCAGCCATTGATGCGGGTGCGGAGATCGTCAACGATGTCAGCGGCTTTCTGTGGGATGAGGCCATGGCCGCCGCCTGCGCACGCCTTGCCTGCGGAGTCATTCTCATGCACACTCGTGGCCGCCCGGGAGAGTGGAAGCACTTGCCGCCGCTGCCCCACGATCAGGTCCTCTCCCTTGTGCGGACCGAGCTTGCAGAGCGCCTGCGGCACGCCGAAGAGGCTGGTATCTCCCGCGCGCACATCCTGCTCGATCCCGGCTTCGGATTCGGCAAGGCATTCGATGCCAACTATCCTCTGCTTGCTGAGTTGGAATCGCTGCGTTCGCTCGGCCTGCCCCTGCTTGCGGCTCTCTCTCGGAAAGCATTTCTGGGCCGCACTCTGGCAGATCTTTACGGCGGAGCCGATGCCCCGGTGGAGGCGCGTGCCAATGCCTCCCTGGCCGGCATGGTGGCTGCCATCCTCGCCGGAGCCGACGTGGTGCGTGTCCACGACGTAAAGCCCGCGGTAGAAGCGGCCCGCATCGCCGATGCCGTGCTCGCCGCTGCACCATGA